The following are encoded together in the Bombus pascuorum chromosome 10, iyBomPasc1.1, whole genome shotgun sequence genome:
- the LOC132911299 gene encoding putative gamma-glutamylcyclotransferase CG2811 isoform X2, with protein sequence MLFHIAAAAMLTNIAVMDIYSFHELPNNIVDMQLLSDESPLHRVFVYGTLKRGEPNHSLIQDVTNGYAKFLGLGRTAVPYPLIIATHYNIPFLLKKPGFGHHVFGEVYDVDTKMLKKLDELEEHPTFYERSEEDVLVAPESKAKSSDNFEEISTLTKVWIYFLPRFRASLLENPMYSSYSNEGSHGLKYCENEESTVRPEDLL encoded by the exons ATGTTATTTCATATCGCTGCCGCAGCAATGCTAACGAACATTGCGGTTATGGACATCTACTCGTTCCATGAACTGCCGAATAACATTGTGGACATGCAATTACTATCGGACGAG AGTCCTCTACACCGTGTCTTCGTATACGGGACACTAAAGCGAGGAGAACCCAACCACAGTTTGATCCAAGATGTTACAAATGGATACGCAAAGTTCTTGGGACTTGGAAGAACCGCTGTTCCGTATCCGCTAATAATTGCCACTCATTATAATATACCATTTTTGTTGAAGAAACCTGGCTTTGGTCAC CATGTATTTGGAGAAGTATACGATGTCGACacgaaaatgttaaaaaagttAGACGAACTAGAAGAACATCCGACGTTTTACGAACGATCAGAGGAAGACGTATTGGTTGCTCCAGAAAGCAAGGCTAAATCGAGCGATAATTTTGAAGAG ATCAGTACCTTGACAAAGGTCtggatatattttctaccaagATTCAGGGCGTCCTTGTTGGAGAATCCCATGTACAGCTCGTACAGCAACGAGGGAAGCCACGGACTCAAATATTGCGAAAA CGAGGAGAGTACAGTAAGGCCGGAAGACCTACTCTGA
- the LOC132911299 gene encoding putative gamma-glutamylcyclotransferase CG2811 isoform X1 — protein sequence MLFHIAAAAMLTNIAVMDIYSFHELPNNIVDMQLLSDESPLHRVFVYGTLKRGEPNHSLIQDVTNGYAKFLGLGRTAVPYPLIIATHYNIPFLLKKPGFGHHVFGEVYDVDTKMLKKLDELEEHPTFYERSEEDVLVAPESKAKSSDNFEEISTLTKVWIYFLPRFRASLLENPMYSSYSNEGSHGLKYCEKYVRDPSYNHRSEVQ from the exons ATGTTATTTCATATCGCTGCCGCAGCAATGCTAACGAACATTGCGGTTATGGACATCTACTCGTTCCATGAACTGCCGAATAACATTGTGGACATGCAATTACTATCGGACGAG AGTCCTCTACACCGTGTCTTCGTATACGGGACACTAAAGCGAGGAGAACCCAACCACAGTTTGATCCAAGATGTTACAAATGGATACGCAAAGTTCTTGGGACTTGGAAGAACCGCTGTTCCGTATCCGCTAATAATTGCCACTCATTATAATATACCATTTTTGTTGAAGAAACCTGGCTTTGGTCAC CATGTATTTGGAGAAGTATACGATGTCGACacgaaaatgttaaaaaagttAGACGAACTAGAAGAACATCCGACGTTTTACGAACGATCAGAGGAAGACGTATTGGTTGCTCCAGAAAGCAAGGCTAAATCGAGCGATAATTTTGAAGAG ATCAGTACCTTGACAAAGGTCtggatatattttctaccaagATTCAGGGCGTCCTTGTTGGAGAATCCCATGTACAGCTCGTACAGCAACGAGGGAAGCCACGGACTCAAATATTGCGAAAAGTACGTTCGCGATCCCTCGTACAATCACAGAAGCGAAGTTCAGTGA